A section of the Ranitomeya imitator isolate aRanImi1 chromosome 7, aRanImi1.pri, whole genome shotgun sequence genome encodes:
- the NR4A2 gene encoding nuclear receptor subfamily 4 group A member 2 isoform X3, which yields MDNYNSSYDVKPPCLYQMPISGQQSSIKVEDIQMHSYQQHSHLPPQSDEMMPHSGSIYYKSSSPPSSNTPGFPVQHSSMWDDPGSLHSFHQNYVATTHMIDQRKGPVSRLSLFSFKQSPPGTPVSSCQMRFDGHHVSMNPETSGAHHIVDGQTFAVPNPIRKQAAMGFPGLQLGHASQLIDSQIPSPPSRGSPSNEGLCAVCGDNAACQHYGVRTCEGCKGFFKRTVQKNAKYVCLANKNCPVDKRRRNRCQYCRFQKCLAVGMVKEVVRTDSLKGRRGRLPSKPKSPQEPSPPSPPVSLISALVRAHVDSNPAMSSLDYSRFQANPEFQMNGDDTQHIQQFYDLLTGSMEIIRGWAEKIPGFSELHKQDQDLLFESAFLELFVLRLAYRSNPSEGKLIFCNGAVLHRLQCVRGFGEWIDSIVEFSSNLQSMNIDISAFSCIAALAMVTERHGLKEPKRVEELQNKIVNCLKDHVTFNNGGLNRPNYLSKLLGKLPELRTLCTQGLQRIFYLKLEDLVPPPAIIDKLFLDTLPF from the exons ATGGACAACTACAACTCAAGCTACGACGTCAAGCCACCTTGCTTGTACCAAATGCCAATCTCTGGTCAGCAGTCTTCAATAAAAGTTGAAGATATTCAGATGCACAGCTACCAACAGCACAGTCACCTCCCACCCCAATCCGATGAGATGATGCCACATTCGGGCTCCATCTACTACAAATCCTCATCACCCCCAAGTTCAAACACTCCAGGTTTCCCTGTCCAACATAGTTCAATGTGGGATGACCCTGGCTCCCTTCACAGCTTCCATCAAAACTATGTGGCCACCACCCACATGATTGACCAGAGGAAAGGTCCTGTCTCCAGACTCTCATTGTTCTCTTTCAAGCAGTCTCCACCTGGGACACCAGTGTCTAGTTGTCAAATGAGATTTGATGGCCACCATGTGTCTATGAACCCCGAAACATCTGGAGCCCATCACATAGTGGACGGACAGACTTTTGCTGTTCCTAACCCCATCAGAAAACAGGCAGCTATGGGCTTCCCTGGACTCCAACTTGGCCATGCGTCCCAACTCATTGACAGCCAAATTCCTTCACCTCCATCCAGGGGGTCTCCGTCCAATGAGGGTCTCTGTGCGGTCTGTGGAGACAATGCTGCTTGCCAACACTATGGAGTTCGCACTTGTGAAGGATGCAAAGGATTTTTCAAG CGCACTGTGCAGAAAAATGCCAAATATGTttgtttagcaaataaaaattgtcCGGTTGACAAACGACGTAGGAATAGGTGTCAGTACTGTCGCTTCCAGAAGTGCCTTGCAGTTGGGATGGTCAAAGAAG TGGTTCGCACAGACAGTCTAAAAGGTCGGAGAGGTCGTTTACCATCCAAACCCAAGAGCCCCCAGGAGCCGTCGCCCCCGAGCCCCCCGGTGAGTTTGATCAGTGCCCTAGTGAGAGCCCACGTCGATTCCAACCCGGCTATGAGCAGCCTGGACTATTCCAGG TTTCAAGCAAACCCAGAGTTCCAAATGAACGGAGATGACACTCAACATATCCAACAATTCTACGACTTGCTCACTGGCTCTATGGAGATCATCAGAGGTTGGGCTGAAAAAATCCCCGGGTTTTCTGAGCTTCACAAACAGGACCAAGATCTTCTCTTCGAATCAGCTTTCCTAGAACTCTTTGTTTTAAGATTAGCATACAG GTCTAACCCATCCGAGGGCAAACTCATTTTCTGCAATGGGGCAGTTCTCCATAGGTTACAATGTGTTCGTGGTTTCGGAGAATGGATTGATTCCATCGTTGAGTTTTCCTCCAACTTGCAGAGTATGAATATTGACATTTCAGCCTTTTCGTGTATCGCTGCATTGGCCATGGTGACAG AGAGACATGGCTTGAAGGAACCAAAAAGAGTAGAAGAACTTCAGAATAAGATTGTTAACTGCTTAAAGGACCATGTAACATTTAACAATGGGGGGCTAAATCGCCCAAACTACCTGTCCAAACTTTTGGGGAAACTACCAGAACTCAGAACCCTTTGCACACAGGGGCTCCAACGTATCTTTTATCTAAAACTGGAGGACTTGGTGCCACCACCAGCTATCATCGACAAGCTTTTTTTGGACACATTACCTTTTTAA
- the NR4A2 gene encoding nuclear receptor subfamily 4 group A member 2 isoform X2 — MPCVQAQYGSSPQGASPASQSYSYHSSGEYSSDFLTPEFVKFSMDLTNTEITATTSLPSFSTFMDNYNSSYDVKPPCLYQMPISGQQSSIKVEDIQMHSYQQHSHLPPQSDEMMPHSGSIYYKSSSPPSSNTPGFPVQHSSMWDDPGSLHSFHQNYVATTHMIDQRKGPVSRLSLFSFKQSPPGTPVSSCQMRFDGHHVSMNPETSGAHHIVDGQTFAVPNPIRKQAAMGFPGLQLGHASQLIDSQIPSPPSRGSPSNEGLCAVCGDNAACQHYGVRTCEGCKGFFKRTVQKNAKYVCLANKNCPVDKRRRNRCQYCRFQKCLAVGMVKEVVRTDSLKGRRGRLPSKPKSPQEPSPPSPPFQANPEFQMNGDDTQHIQQFYDLLTGSMEIIRGWAEKIPGFSELHKQDQDLLFESAFLELFVLRLAYRSNPSEGKLIFCNGAVLHRLQCVRGFGEWIDSIVEFSSNLQSMNIDISAFSCIAALAMVTERHGLKEPKRVEELQNKIVNCLKDHVTFNNGGLNRPNYLSKLLGKLPELRTLCTQGLQRIFYLKLEDLVPPPAIIDKLFLDTLPF; from the exons ATGCCCTGTGTTCAGGCTCAGTATGGGTCATCGCCACAAGGAGCCAGCCCAGCTTCCCAGAGCTACAGTTACCACTCTTCAGGAGAatacagctccgatttcttaactcCAGAGTTTGTCAAGTTTAGCATGGACCTGACCAACACTGAAATCACTGCCACCACTTCTCTCCCCAGCTTTAGTACCTTTATGGACAACTACAACTCAAGCTACGACGTCAAGCCACCTTGCTTGTACCAAATGCCAATCTCTGGTCAGCAGTCTTCAATAAAAGTTGAAGATATTCAGATGCACAGCTACCAACAGCACAGTCACCTCCCACCCCAATCCGATGAGATGATGCCACATTCGGGCTCCATCTACTACAAATCCTCATCACCCCCAAGTTCAAACACTCCAGGTTTCCCTGTCCAACATAGTTCAATGTGGGATGACCCTGGCTCCCTTCACAGCTTCCATCAAAACTATGTGGCCACCACCCACATGATTGACCAGAGGAAAGGTCCTGTCTCCAGACTCTCATTGTTCTCTTTCAAGCAGTCTCCACCTGGGACACCAGTGTCTAGTTGTCAAATGAGATTTGATGGCCACCATGTGTCTATGAACCCCGAAACATCTGGAGCCCATCACATAGTGGACGGACAGACTTTTGCTGTTCCTAACCCCATCAGAAAACAGGCAGCTATGGGCTTCCCTGGACTCCAACTTGGCCATGCGTCCCAACTCATTGACAGCCAAATTCCTTCACCTCCATCCAGGGGGTCTCCGTCCAATGAGGGTCTCTGTGCGGTCTGTGGAGACAATGCTGCTTGCCAACACTATGGAGTTCGCACTTGTGAAGGATGCAAAGGATTTTTCAAG CGCACTGTGCAGAAAAATGCCAAATATGTttgtttagcaaataaaaattgtcCGGTTGACAAACGACGTAGGAATAGGTGTCAGTACTGTCGCTTCCAGAAGTGCCTTGCAGTTGGGATGGTCAAAGAAG TGGTTCGCACAGACAGTCTAAAAGGTCGGAGAGGTCGTTTACCATCCAAACCCAAGAGCCCCCAGGAGCCGTCGCCCCCGAGCCCCCCG TTTCAAGCAAACCCAGAGTTCCAAATGAACGGAGATGACACTCAACATATCCAACAATTCTACGACTTGCTCACTGGCTCTATGGAGATCATCAGAGGTTGGGCTGAAAAAATCCCCGGGTTTTCTGAGCTTCACAAACAGGACCAAGATCTTCTCTTCGAATCAGCTTTCCTAGAACTCTTTGTTTTAAGATTAGCATACAG GTCTAACCCATCCGAGGGCAAACTCATTTTCTGCAATGGGGCAGTTCTCCATAGGTTACAATGTGTTCGTGGTTTCGGAGAATGGATTGATTCCATCGTTGAGTTTTCCTCCAACTTGCAGAGTATGAATATTGACATTTCAGCCTTTTCGTGTATCGCTGCATTGGCCATGGTGACAG AGAGACATGGCTTGAAGGAACCAAAAAGAGTAGAAGAACTTCAGAATAAGATTGTTAACTGCTTAAAGGACCATGTAACATTTAACAATGGGGGGCTAAATCGCCCAAACTACCTGTCCAAACTTTTGGGGAAACTACCAGAACTCAGAACCCTTTGCACACAGGGGCTCCAACGTATCTTTTATCTAAAACTGGAGGACTTGGTGCCACCACCAGCTATCATCGACAAGCTTTTTTTGGACACATTACCTTTTTAA
- the NR4A2 gene encoding nuclear receptor subfamily 4 group A member 2 isoform X1 translates to MPCVQAQYGSSPQGASPASQSYSYHSSGEYSSDFLTPEFVKFSMDLTNTEITATTSLPSFSTFMDNYNSSYDVKPPCLYQMPISGQQSSIKVEDIQMHSYQQHSHLPPQSDEMMPHSGSIYYKSSSPPSSNTPGFPVQHSSMWDDPGSLHSFHQNYVATTHMIDQRKGPVSRLSLFSFKQSPPGTPVSSCQMRFDGHHVSMNPETSGAHHIVDGQTFAVPNPIRKQAAMGFPGLQLGHASQLIDSQIPSPPSRGSPSNEGLCAVCGDNAACQHYGVRTCEGCKGFFKRTVQKNAKYVCLANKNCPVDKRRRNRCQYCRFQKCLAVGMVKEVVRTDSLKGRRGRLPSKPKSPQEPSPPSPPVSLISALVRAHVDSNPAMSSLDYSRFQANPEFQMNGDDTQHIQQFYDLLTGSMEIIRGWAEKIPGFSELHKQDQDLLFESAFLELFVLRLAYRSNPSEGKLIFCNGAVLHRLQCVRGFGEWIDSIVEFSSNLQSMNIDISAFSCIAALAMVTERHGLKEPKRVEELQNKIVNCLKDHVTFNNGGLNRPNYLSKLLGKLPELRTLCTQGLQRIFYLKLEDLVPPPAIIDKLFLDTLPF, encoded by the exons ATGCCCTGTGTTCAGGCTCAGTATGGGTCATCGCCACAAGGAGCCAGCCCAGCTTCCCAGAGCTACAGTTACCACTCTTCAGGAGAatacagctccgatttcttaactcCAGAGTTTGTCAAGTTTAGCATGGACCTGACCAACACTGAAATCACTGCCACCACTTCTCTCCCCAGCTTTAGTACCTTTATGGACAACTACAACTCAAGCTACGACGTCAAGCCACCTTGCTTGTACCAAATGCCAATCTCTGGTCAGCAGTCTTCAATAAAAGTTGAAGATATTCAGATGCACAGCTACCAACAGCACAGTCACCTCCCACCCCAATCCGATGAGATGATGCCACATTCGGGCTCCATCTACTACAAATCCTCATCACCCCCAAGTTCAAACACTCCAGGTTTCCCTGTCCAACATAGTTCAATGTGGGATGACCCTGGCTCCCTTCACAGCTTCCATCAAAACTATGTGGCCACCACCCACATGATTGACCAGAGGAAAGGTCCTGTCTCCAGACTCTCATTGTTCTCTTTCAAGCAGTCTCCACCTGGGACACCAGTGTCTAGTTGTCAAATGAGATTTGATGGCCACCATGTGTCTATGAACCCCGAAACATCTGGAGCCCATCACATAGTGGACGGACAGACTTTTGCTGTTCCTAACCCCATCAGAAAACAGGCAGCTATGGGCTTCCCTGGACTCCAACTTGGCCATGCGTCCCAACTCATTGACAGCCAAATTCCTTCACCTCCATCCAGGGGGTCTCCGTCCAATGAGGGTCTCTGTGCGGTCTGTGGAGACAATGCTGCTTGCCAACACTATGGAGTTCGCACTTGTGAAGGATGCAAAGGATTTTTCAAG CGCACTGTGCAGAAAAATGCCAAATATGTttgtttagcaaataaaaattgtcCGGTTGACAAACGACGTAGGAATAGGTGTCAGTACTGTCGCTTCCAGAAGTGCCTTGCAGTTGGGATGGTCAAAGAAG TGGTTCGCACAGACAGTCTAAAAGGTCGGAGAGGTCGTTTACCATCCAAACCCAAGAGCCCCCAGGAGCCGTCGCCCCCGAGCCCCCCGGTGAGTTTGATCAGTGCCCTAGTGAGAGCCCACGTCGATTCCAACCCGGCTATGAGCAGCCTGGACTATTCCAGG TTTCAAGCAAACCCAGAGTTCCAAATGAACGGAGATGACACTCAACATATCCAACAATTCTACGACTTGCTCACTGGCTCTATGGAGATCATCAGAGGTTGGGCTGAAAAAATCCCCGGGTTTTCTGAGCTTCACAAACAGGACCAAGATCTTCTCTTCGAATCAGCTTTCCTAGAACTCTTTGTTTTAAGATTAGCATACAG GTCTAACCCATCCGAGGGCAAACTCATTTTCTGCAATGGGGCAGTTCTCCATAGGTTACAATGTGTTCGTGGTTTCGGAGAATGGATTGATTCCATCGTTGAGTTTTCCTCCAACTTGCAGAGTATGAATATTGACATTTCAGCCTTTTCGTGTATCGCTGCATTGGCCATGGTGACAG AGAGACATGGCTTGAAGGAACCAAAAAGAGTAGAAGAACTTCAGAATAAGATTGTTAACTGCTTAAAGGACCATGTAACATTTAACAATGGGGGGCTAAATCGCCCAAACTACCTGTCCAAACTTTTGGGGAAACTACCAGAACTCAGAACCCTTTGCACACAGGGGCTCCAACGTATCTTTTATCTAAAACTGGAGGACTTGGTGCCACCACCAGCTATCATCGACAAGCTTTTTTTGGACACATTACCTTTTTAA